In Notolabrus celidotus isolate fNotCel1 chromosome 8, fNotCel1.pri, whole genome shotgun sequence, a genomic segment contains:
- the mbnl3 gene encoding muscleblind-like protein 3 isoform X1 — protein MAVSMNMGRDTKWLTLEVCREFQRGTCSRSDAECKFAHPSRSCHVENGRVIACFDSLKGRCTRENCKYLHPPPHLKTQLEINGRNNLIQQKAAAAMLAQQMQFMLPGAQLQPITTFPVTPSLATSPSMAFSPYLSHMGPGMGLMPELLPSTPLLVPGSPTGLAAMGNGTSVQKHVRTDKLEVCREFQRGNCTRGESDCRYAHPLEAGMVDCSENSVIVCMDYIKGRCSRDKCKYFHPPAHLQARIKAAQHQASQNTASTALGLPPGAMQAHPKRQILEKSNGAAATVFNPSMFHYQQALANMQLQQQAFIPTVPMMHGATTSTVSSASTPVTNVPFAESATSNQ, from the exons ATGGCTGTAAGCATGAACATGGGACGGGACACCAAATGGCTGACCCTGGAAGTGTGTCGTGAGTTTCAGAGAGGCACCTGCTCGAGGTCTGATGCGGAGTGCAAGTTTGCCCACCCCTCCCGGAGCTGCCATGTGGAGAATGGCCGAGTCATCGCCTGCTTTGACTCACTCAAG GGACGCTGCACACGTGAGAACTGTAAATACCTGCATCCACCACCACACCTGAAAACTCAGCTGGAGATTAATGGAAGGAACAACTTGATCCAGCAGAAggcggcagcagccatgttGGCTCAACAGATGCAGTTCATGCTCCCCGGAGCACAGTTGCAGCCCATC acAACATTCCCAGTGACGCCTTCCCTGGCAACCAGTCCCAGCATGGCGTTTAGTCCGTATCTGAGCCACATGGGCCCAGGCATGGGCTTGATGCCTGAGCTGCTGCCCAGTACTCCCCTGCTGGTTCCTGGGAGTCCCACCGGCCTGGCAGCCATGGGCAACGGCACTTCAGTACAAAAACATGTGCGCACAGACAAGCTGGAG GTTTGTAGAGAATTTCAGCGCGGTAACTGCACGCGGGGTGAAAGTGACTGCCGCTACGCTCACCCCCTGGAGGCTGGGATGGTAGACTGCAGCGAAAACTCAGTCATTGTCTGCATGGACTATATTAAAGGCCGCTGCAGCAGAGACAAGTGCAAGTACTTCCATCCCCCGGCTCACCTGCAGGCCAGGATCAAGGCTGCGCAGCACCAGGCCAGTCAAAACACAGCGTCCACAGCTCTG GGCCTGCCTCCAGGCGCAATGCAGGCACATCCAAAAAGGCAGATCTTAGAGAAGAGCAACGGAGCTGCTGCCACTGTCTTCAACCCGAGCATGTTCCACTACCAGCAGGCCCTGGCTAACATGCAGCTCCAGCAACAAGCCTTCATCCCCACCG